In a single window of the Nicotiana tomentosiformis chromosome 10, ASM39032v3, whole genome shotgun sequence genome:
- the LOC104120248 gene encoding NADH dehydrogenase [ubiquinone] 1 alpha subcomplex subunit 1 produces MSLRWLEAMLPLGIIAGMLCVMGNAQYFIHKAAHGRPKHIGNDVWDVAMERRDKKIMEILASPSSSSS; encoded by the exons ATGAGTTTGAGGTGGTTAGAAGCAATGCTTCCACTTGGAATCATAGCTGGTATGCTTTGTGTTATGGGAAATGCTCAGTATTTCATCCACAAAGCTGCCCATGGCCGG CCGAAGCACATTGGGAATGACGTGTGGGACGTGGCAATGGAAAGGCGGGACAAGAAGATTATGGAGATCcttgcttctccttcttcttcgtcGTCTTAG